One Streptomyces coeruleorubidus DNA segment encodes these proteins:
- a CDS encoding FtsK/SpoIIIE domain-containing protein, producing MTWFMVAVVVVVAAAGLLRWRRPAWYWLTFGVILATLRVLARYASVMDACGLTVPPSRWRLALARMTNRPVPESRVPRILRLRPTRTGLVLRLKLRPGQDVFDVTAATDRLRHSFGMYGVTSRELRSGVVEVRMTGYDVLKQVQMPAKVDPAPMRVPVALREDGSVHYRDYRAVPHGLTLGATESGKSVYQRNLVAGLAVQHVALVGIDCKQGVELFPLARRFSALADNPDTALELLEALVSHMEEVYQLIRAEQRISVAVPDAEIAADIWDLPDDIRPVPVVVLVDEVAELALFASKEEEKRRDRIITALVRLAQLGRAAGIYLEICGQRFGSELGKGITMLRAQLTGRTAHRVNDETSANMAFGDISPDAVLAAIQIPAETRGLAIAGDSTGGWHRIRAPHTSLRQAVNLCNKYADRTPDVPALAAYRPAVAVLPSARVPLSKTAPATA from the coding sequence ATGACCTGGTTCATGGTCGCTGTGGTTGTGGTCGTCGCCGCTGCGGGTCTCCTGCGGTGGCGGCGCCCCGCCTGGTACTGGCTGACCTTCGGCGTTATCCTCGCGACCCTGCGGGTCCTGGCCCGCTACGCCTCGGTCATGGACGCCTGCGGGCTGACGGTCCCGCCCTCGCGCTGGCGGCTGGCTCTGGCCCGGATGACCAACCGGCCCGTGCCGGAGTCCCGTGTGCCGCGCATCCTGCGGCTGCGGCCCACCAGGACCGGCCTGGTCCTCCGGTTGAAGCTCCGACCGGGACAGGACGTCTTCGACGTGACAGCCGCCACGGACCGGCTACGCCACTCCTTCGGCATGTACGGCGTAACCTCCCGCGAGCTCCGTTCCGGCGTTGTTGAGGTGCGGATGACCGGCTATGACGTGCTCAAGCAGGTCCAGATGCCCGCGAAGGTCGATCCTGCTCCGATGCGGGTGCCGGTCGCGTTGCGGGAGGACGGCTCGGTGCACTACCGCGACTACCGCGCCGTCCCACACGGGCTGACCCTGGGCGCGACGGAGTCCGGCAAGTCCGTCTACCAGCGCAACCTGGTCGCCGGGCTCGCCGTGCAGCACGTCGCCCTGGTCGGCATCGACTGCAAGCAAGGCGTCGAGCTGTTCCCGCTGGCCCGCCGCTTCTCCGCCCTGGCCGACAACCCCGACACCGCCCTGGAACTGCTCGAAGCCCTGGTGTCCCACATGGAGGAGGTCTACCAGCTGATCCGGGCTGAGCAGCGCATCAGTGTCGCCGTGCCGGATGCGGAGATCGCCGCCGACATCTGGGACCTGCCCGACGACATCCGCCCCGTCCCGGTCGTAGTCCTGGTCGACGAGGTCGCCGAACTCGCCCTGTTCGCAAGCAAGGAGGAGGAGAAGCGCCGGGACCGGATCATCACCGCCCTGGTCCGTCTCGCCCAGCTCGGCCGCGCGGCCGGCATCTACCTGGAGATCTGCGGGCAGCGCTTCGGCTCCGAACTCGGCAAGGGCATCACCATGCTCCGCGCCCAGCTCACCGGCCGCACCGCCCACCGTGTCAACGACGAAACCTCCGCCAATATGGCCTTCGGCGACATCTCCCCGGACGCCGTCCTGGCCGCCATCCAGATCCCCGCCGAGACACGCGGGCTGGCGATTGCCGGTGACTCCACCGGTGGCTGGCACCGCATCCGCGCCCCGCACACCTCGCTGCGCCAGGCCGTGAACCTCTGCAACAAGTACGCCGACCGCACCCCCGACGTCCCCGCCCTGGCCGCCTACCGGCCCGCCGTCGCCGTGCTGCCCTCGGCCCGGGTGCCGCTGTCCAAAACAGCCCCCGCCACCGCCTGA
- a CDS encoding GntR family transcriptional regulator has translation MAEFTGRAKYLEIADDFKRRIRQGELAPGKKLPSETELMATHDVSRTVARQAISRLREDGYAISHQGKGSFVTLPDEPRPAKHSPEFEEIAGYLSDVRQEVRRLADRMDQLEQLVRNQTQDD, from the coding sequence ATGGCCGAGTTCACCGGACGCGCGAAGTACCTGGAGATCGCTGACGACTTCAAGCGCCGCATCCGCCAGGGAGAGCTGGCTCCAGGCAAGAAACTGCCGTCCGAGACCGAGCTGATGGCAACGCACGACGTCTCGCGCACGGTGGCCCGACAGGCGATCTCACGCCTTCGCGAGGACGGCTACGCGATCTCCCACCAGGGCAAAGGCAGCTTCGTCACCCTTCCCGACGAGCCTCGACCGGCGAAGCACAGCCCGGAGTTCGAGGAGATCGCCGGATACCTGTCGGACGTCCGCCAGGAGGTACGTCGGCTCGCCGACCGGATGGATCAACTTGAGCAACTGGTGCGGAACCAGACGCAAGACGACTGA
- a CDS encoding helix-turn-helix domain-containing protein gives MTTHLTIGERVAWYRRRRGMSQEVLAGLVGRTVDWLSKAENNRIELDRLSVIKSLADALDVTLGDLLAEPTLLDWTADSGTRTVPALRSALMNYRQLTPLLGVTTEGEPTSLDELRSSVAEVWDAYQDSRYAFATRHLPLLLADALIAAQAYREREQAHELMAMTYQGAAMVLTKLGEADLAWIAADRGLAAAQQSGNAVVTGSLFRSVAHCLLSTGRFDAATQLVGDAGEYLRPGLDNANPEFLSIYGTLFLAGSMAAARAEDRATTQSFLAEADQAARRLGADANHVWTAFGPTNVAIHRVATAAELGDMQVAVDLGPQIDTSALPTERRTRHNLEVARALSAHNRMDDALAKILEAESWAPEQVRNHYLARELVLTWVRNQRGRPSRSLADLANRLHVI, from the coding sequence ATGACGACGCACCTGACGATCGGCGAACGCGTTGCCTGGTACCGCCGCAGGCGTGGCATGTCCCAAGAAGTCCTGGCCGGGCTGGTCGGCCGAACCGTCGACTGGCTGAGCAAGGCCGAGAACAACCGGATCGAACTGGACCGGCTCTCGGTCATCAAGTCGCTTGCCGATGCACTCGACGTGACCCTGGGCGACCTGCTCGCCGAACCCACCCTGTTGGACTGGACAGCCGACAGCGGCACGCGCACGGTGCCGGCGCTTCGCTCGGCCCTGATGAACTACCGCCAGCTGACCCCACTTCTCGGGGTCACGACCGAGGGCGAGCCGACCTCACTCGACGAACTCCGCAGCAGCGTCGCTGAGGTGTGGGACGCGTACCAGGACTCGCGCTATGCATTCGCCACTCGCCACCTACCGCTGCTGCTGGCCGATGCGCTCATCGCGGCCCAGGCCTACCGGGAGCGAGAGCAAGCGCATGAACTCATGGCGATGACCTACCAGGGCGCGGCCATGGTGCTCACCAAGCTCGGCGAGGCCGATCTGGCGTGGATCGCAGCCGACCGCGGCTTGGCCGCCGCCCAGCAGTCCGGCAATGCCGTGGTGACCGGATCCCTGTTCCGCTCCGTCGCCCACTGCCTGTTGTCCACCGGCCGGTTCGATGCCGCCACGCAGCTCGTCGGCGACGCGGGGGAGTACCTCCGCCCCGGCCTGGACAACGCGAACCCCGAGTTCCTGTCGATCTACGGAACCCTGTTCCTCGCCGGATCCATGGCGGCTGCCCGGGCGGAGGACCGCGCCACGACCCAGTCCTTTCTCGCCGAGGCCGACCAGGCGGCCCGGCGGTTGGGAGCCGACGCCAACCACGTGTGGACTGCTTTCGGTCCGACCAATGTGGCCATCCACCGCGTAGCCACGGCCGCAGAGCTGGGAGACATGCAGGTCGCGGTGGATCTGGGTCCGCAGATCGACACCAGCGCGCTGCCGACCGAGCGCCGCACACGCCACAACCTCGAAGTGGCCCGAGCCCTCAGCGCCCACAACCGCATGGACGACGCCTTGGCGAAGATCCTCGAAGCGGAGAGCTGGGCCCCTGAGCAGGTACGGAACCACTACCTCGCGCGCGAACTCGTCCTGACTTGGGTCCGGAACCAGAGGGGCCGGCCGAGCCGCAGCCTGGCGGACCTGGCCAACAGGCTGCATGTCATCTGA